Genomic segment of Paenibacillus sp. FSL R5-0623:
GCGTTATCCTCCATTGTGACCATCGTATTGTCACTCGGAACAAATAAGATGGCCAAACAACATGCGATCATTCGCAGACTGCCTGCCGTTGAGGCGCTCGGCTCTGCCAGTATCATCTGTACGGATAAAACAGGAACACTAACTCAGAATAAGATGACTGTCGTTGATTATTACATTCCCCATGGCACCAAGGACGAATTCCCCGATGATCCCGATCAGTGGTCGGAAGAGGAACGACGTCTGTTACATATTGCAGTGCTCTGCAATGATTCGAATATTAACCAGGAAGGCAAGGAATTGGGCGATCCCACCGAAGTGGCCCTCATTGCCTTCAGCAACCGGGTGAACAAGGATTACAATGAAATCCGTGACCAGTTCCCGCGTGAAGCTGAGCTTCCTTTTGACTCGGATCGAAAGCTCATGAGTACGGTGCATACCTTTGAGGGACAGACGGCTTTGCTGACCAAAGGTGGACCGGATGTGCTGTTCAGTCGCTGTAGTCATGTGTTTATCAACGGTGAGGTTCAGCCCCTCACACCCGAGATTCGCACACAGTTTGAAGAAAAAAATGAGGCCTTCTCCAAACGTGCCTTCCGTGTGCTGGCCTACGCGTACAAAAAATTCGATGATAAAAACCAGGTCACCATTGATGACGAGCATGATCTGACACTTGTTGGCCTGACAGCGATGATTGACCCACCGCGTGAAGCGGTATATGGCTCTATTGAAGAGTCCAAAAAAGCGGGCATTCGCACCATCATGATCACCGGAGATCACAAAACGACGGCTCAGGCGATCGGTGTGGATATCGGCCTTGCCGAACCGGATGACCTCGCCATTACCGGTGCTGAACTGGACAAAATGTCTGATGAAGAGCTGGATCAACAACTTGAACACATCTCGGTTTACGCAAGGGTATCTCCTGAAAACAAAATCCGGATTGTTCGTGCTTGGCAGCGTAAAGGCAAAGTGGCAGCCATGACCGGAGATGGAGTTAATGACGCACCTGCGCTGAAACAGGCCGATATCGGTGTAGCGATGGGTAGTGGAACAGATGTCGCCAAGGATGCGGCTGCCATGATTCTGACGGATGATAACTTTGTCTCCATCGTGAATGCGGTCAGTGTTGGACGAATGGTATTTGATAATATCAAAAAAGCCATCGCATACCTGTTTGCCGGTAACCTCGGTGCCATTATCGCCATTTTGTTTGCCTTGATCGTCGGCTGGGTTAATCCATTTACTGCCCTTCAGCTACTGTTCATTAATCTAGTGAACGACTCCCTGCCAGCCATTGCTTTGGGGACAGAGAAACCCGAGCCAGATGTCATGCGGCGTAAACCACGTGATATTAACGAAGGCATCTTCGCAGGCGGAACCCTGCAAGCGGTCATTACGCGTGGTGTCCTGATCGGTGCGGCTGTAATCGTCTCCCAATATATCGGGCTGGGCATCTCGGAGGAAATCAGCGTAGCTATGGCCTTCACCACCTTGATTCTGGCACGCAGTCTGCAAACATTTGCAGCACGTTCCAACACACAGACCATCTTCCAGGTGGGCTTCATGACCAATAAATTCGTGCTTGGCTCCATTCTGGTATGTCTCTGTCTCTATGCAATCACACTGATTCCAGGTGTTCGCGGCGTCTTCGCCATCCCTGATACATTCGGCTGGAATGAGTTCCTGATTGCAGGCGGACTTGCTCTTGCTGCCGTCATACTGATGGATGTCATCAAGTGGATTCGCAATCGCGGCAAACAAGTTACTGCGGCATAAGAACTGCAGATATCGTACGTATGCACAAACAGGCGCCCGTTATCGGAGCGCCTGTTTCTGTATCTAATCACCCCTGTTTTATGCCAAAAGCGATCCATCTTCCATCGATATCCTCGATCACAAACTCCTTGTTATTATAGTCTGTATGATTCAGGACACGTACGATTTTCACATCTGCATTGATCAATTCCTGTTGAAGCTCTTCCTGGTTTTGGGTAATAAAATATGCATCATATCCATAGCCATATAATTCTCTGTTGGGTATAACTTTCTGTCCATTGCTTTGGGTTAAAATAATCTCGGTAAGATCACGATACAGGCAGATATGAGGTTCCGCGGCATCCAGATATTCGACCACCCGAAAGCCCATCTTTTCTTCATAAAACTGCGCGGTTCGCTTCATATCAAGCGTCGGAAATACGCTATGGGACATTAATAATACATGAGTCATGGTATAATCTCCTTCATTTTCAACATGCTAATTACTTACATATCTAGTTACCTAACCGCTGATCCATCTGCTTATGTATGTTCAATGATCATTTTAGTTAAATTCAGGAAATCCGTCTATTGTTTATTATTAATATCTTTCTATGCTCATCACATCCGAATGAATTAGTATGACATTATTGCCATATTATAAATTTAGGTGTAAAATGATATATTGCTTTTCATCAAATATCTATTAAAGATTCTATCCGAATTCATATTCATACCCAAGACAGGAATGGTACCGTGAAAGATAAAATTGTCATGCCACTCTGGACATGCTGTCTGTTCATCGTTGTGATGAATACCACCATGTTCAATGTTTCTTTGCCAGTCATTATTCATGATCTTCAGATTACATCAGATCTGGGGTCTTGGGTTATCTCAAGTTATTCGATTGGTTACGCCTTGTCGACGGTGATTTACAGTCGATTGTCAGACCGTATTCCGGTACGCAAACTGTTAACAGTCGGGCTTCTGATTCTGGGGTTATCTTCATTGCTCGGATTGTTCGCGCATAACTTCGCGATCTTGTTGCTGACACGCATTCTGCAATCTGCAGGTGCAGGAGTTATGGCCGGGCTGGGTCTCGTCATTGCAAGTCGTTACATACCAGTGGAACGGCGCGGAGCTGCCATCGCACTCATCTCATCAGGTAGCGCCATGGCTTTTGGACTTGGCCCCATTGTCGGCGGACTCATTAGTGAGTACTGGGGCTGGAACGGACTTTTTGCCATAACCGTGCTTGTCCTGCTCGCCCTGCCTGTATTGCTCTATTTTCTCCCCCGTGAATCCATCAAAACAGATCAGCCGTTCGATGTTATTGGTGCCATACTAACCGTCATTAACGCCACTACACTTCTCGTCGCAATCACCCAGCAATCCTGGTTCTGGTTTGCCATCGGCGTTATCTCTCTTATTGCACACCTCTTGTATATTCGGAAAGCGAGTCTTCCGTTTGTGAATCCACAAGTGTTCCAAACGCCAGGATACACCCGGTTAATCCTTATCGGATTCTGCGTGCTGGTGGTGAATCTGGGCAATCTGTTTTTGATGCCGCTTGTGCTTGCTGATCTATATGGTCGCTCTTCACTCGCCATTGGTTTGCTGATTGCTCCTGGAGCTATTGTTGCAGCATTCTGCACCCGTTTCGTTGGACGCTGGATCGACCGTTATGGCAATATGCGATTTATGATCATCGGACACATTCTGCTCGCAGCAGTGCTTGCTCTATTCATGCTCGGACTGGACCAATCCGCCCTGATCATTACCAGTGGTTATCTCTTTTTCTCACCGGCACTGTCAGCCTCCATGGCTTCACTGAATAATGAAGCGTCACGTGTGCTGCCCAAAGCGCAAATCGGTTCCGGTATGGGCATGTTACAACTGATTCAATTCTTCGGTGGTTCGGTGTCTGTAGCCGTGTGTGGACTAATGCTACACAGCATTCCGGGAGTCTCAGTCGAGGAAGCTTATCATGTGGTGTATGCTTGTCTGTTGCTCATCTGCGTTGTTTCACTCGGATTGACCGTCTGGCATAGCAGAGCTTCACGCTCAGGCATTAAATCGGTTACATTGGACAATTGATAATTGAGGTTTAAAGTTCAGAACAAAAAGGCCCGCGCCAAGCGCGAACCTTTTTTAGTTTGGAACAGAAATGCCGTTTTTTTTTTAAAAGTAGATCACTCAATGAACTTGAACTTACCTGTTAATTTCCTGATTTCGTCCTACAGCAGCATGCCAACTATTTCCCGTCCAGTGCGAACTTCCAGGCCTCCATTATGCTAATTGGGGCTTTACTACTGCTCTCGCCGTCACCTTCCTGCGTCCAAAGTGGTGGGTAATACGCAAATACTTGTCCTGTCTGGAGCTGAGACATATCCTCTTGCCAGCCTTTCCAGCGAAAGGTCCGATAGAACTGCTCCAGATCGCCATTCGCCAGCCAGTTGATGAAACCTGAATATGCCAGTTCTGTCGATTCCCATTCGAGTGTATCCGGTGCAAAATAATATATGTGTCCCGTGCGGCCATACTTGCCTGTATCCAGTCCGAAGAAACCGCCTGCCGCATCATATGCAACGACCATCATACCTTCCAGCACATCTACCCAAGGTTGCTCACTTACACCATTCCAACTGGTGAGACTCCCCGATGTACTGTCACCACCCGCACCAAGCAGCGTGATCCAGCCATGGTCGAGTACAATACCTTCTGTCTCATAAGCAACAGCCCCCAAATAGGATTTGGTGCTTATTTGCAGACGATAGAGGGTATCCTCTCCAGCCTCTTGTTTTGCTGGAACATACACATATGTATTTTGCCCACTATCCAGGAGTTCTTTGAGTTCTTCCCATGCGTGATTCTCCCGATCTACTAATTCAGCTATCGTTAATGTATTCATGAGCAGTCTCCTCGCTGATTTTATAAGAGCATATCATGGGTTATTAACCCGTTCAAATCTGCTATAATCGATCTTCAAAGCTAAATTCAAGGGGGAAACGATTTGATTCGCGTAGTTATACTTATGATTCCGATTCTGATGTTGCTCGTATCCGGTTGTCAGAATCATACATCTTCCATGAAGGACCCCGTTTCTGTTCAAAAGTCTGATCCCCAGGTCATCCATTACATATCACCGCAAGGAAACGACTCCAATAAAGGCACCATTCAATCTCCTTGGAAAACGTTGCAGCACGCAGCCGACCATGCTTCGCCAGGAAGCACGATTTATTTGCGTGAAGGTGTCTATCATCAGAAAGTCAAAATCACCCGGAGCGGTAATTCTTCCGCTAATCCAACCCTATTTTCAAGTTATCCTCAGGAGCAGGTTATCATTAATGGTAAAGGTTTATCTGTCCGGGGCATTGAAGGGTTAATTGAAATTGAAAATGCCAGTTATATCACGATTCAAAATCTCGAAATTCGTAATTTCACAACCACACTTGGGGGCCAAGTTCCAACCGGGATTTATGTCCACGGAGCAGGTGAGCATATTCAGCTGTTAGGCAACACCATACACGCGATCGCTAGTTACGCAACTCCTGAAGGTCCCGATTTGCGGGGCAGGGATGCCCACGGTATTGCCATATATGGCACAGAGCACCCTCAAGCTTTACGCGATATCATCATCAAGGATAATGAATTGTATGATCTTACACTTGGTTCAAGCGAGTCACTCGCAGTCAACGGTAATGTTGATACCTTTGCCATCCAGGACAATATCATCCATGATTCCGATAATATTGGTATTGATCTGATCGGGTACGAGGGTACGTCCGAGGACGACACGTACGATCAGGCCCGGAACGGCATTGTACGAGGTAACGAAGTATACGATATTACGTCCAATAACAATCCCTCCTACGGTACAGACCTGCCCAATGAGACCAACTCGGCCGGCGGCATCTATGTAGATGGCGGGAAAGATCATATCATCGACCAGAACCGGGTATATCGGAGCGATATCGGAATTGAGATTGCCTCAGAGCATGCCGGACGTTCAACCAGCAACATTACCGTGCGTGATAACCTGATTTATTCCAACAGATTGACGGGCATTGCCATGGGAGGTTATGACGAGGAACGAGGAGCTACCGAGGATAGCAAGATTATGTACAATACGCTTGTGGGAAATGATACGCTGAATGCAGGCAATGGACAGTTATTCATGCAATCACGGACAATGAACAATACATTCATGCGTAACATTCTCGTATCGAGCAGCTCGGAAGTACTGATATACAACGAATATACTAGCAATACCGGCAATGTGTTTGACCATAATGTCTATTACTCACCAGGTGAGAAGGAAGACGCCCTGTGGGTTTGGAAAAATAAAGCCTACTCCGGCATCG
This window contains:
- a CDS encoding cation-translocating P-type ATPase; this encodes MQHYRHSAEETLQDVQSSSKGLTTSEAAKRIETEGYNELKGKDATPVWKLFLENFKDPMVIVLLIAAAVQVVLGHLIESLIIFLVILLNAVISVVQTKKAESSLDALKQMSAPEAKVIRDGQKKTIPARELVPGDIVMLDAGDYVPADGRILESGSLKINEGMLTGESEAAEKHADTIPDEAPIGDRRNMAFSGSLVVYGRGMLVITGTALKTEIGKIAELIENAEAKNTPLQRKLESFSKKLGFFILGLSILIFGIEAGRVWLTEGTENIGPSIVNALMFAVAVAVAAIPEALSSIVTIVLSLGTNKMAKQHAIIRRLPAVEALGSASIICTDKTGTLTQNKMTVVDYYIPHGTKDEFPDDPDQWSEEERRLLHIAVLCNDSNINQEGKELGDPTEVALIAFSNRVNKDYNEIRDQFPREAELPFDSDRKLMSTVHTFEGQTALLTKGGPDVLFSRCSHVFINGEVQPLTPEIRTQFEEKNEAFSKRAFRVLAYAYKKFDDKNQVTIDDEHDLTLVGLTAMIDPPREAVYGSIEESKKAGIRTIMITGDHKTTAQAIGVDIGLAEPDDLAITGAELDKMSDEELDQQLEHISVYARVSPENKIRIVRAWQRKGKVAAMTGDGVNDAPALKQADIGVAMGSGTDVAKDAAAMILTDDNFVSIVNAVSVGRMVFDNIKKAIAYLFAGNLGAIIAILFALIVGWVNPFTALQLLFINLVNDSLPAIALGTEKPEPDVMRRKPRDINEGIFAGGTLQAVITRGVLIGAAVIVSQYIGLGISEEISVAMAFTTLILARSLQTFAARSNTQTIFQVGFMTNKFVLGSILVCLCLYAITLIPGVRGVFAIPDTFGWNEFLIAGGLALAAVILMDVIKWIRNRGKQVTAA
- a CDS encoding VOC family protein; this translates as MTHVLLMSHSVFPTLDMKRTAQFYEEKMGFRVVEYLDAAEPHICLYRDLTEIILTQSNGQKVIPNRELYGYGYDAYFITQNQEELQQELINADVKIVRVLNHTDYNNKEFVIEDIDGRWIAFGIKQG
- a CDS encoding MFS transporter — translated: MPLWTCCLFIVVMNTTMFNVSLPVIIHDLQITSDLGSWVISSYSIGYALSTVIYSRLSDRIPVRKLLTVGLLILGLSSLLGLFAHNFAILLLTRILQSAGAGVMAGLGLVIASRYIPVERRGAAIALISSGSAMAFGLGPIVGGLISEYWGWNGLFAITVLVLLALPVLLYFLPRESIKTDQPFDVIGAILTVINATTLLVAITQQSWFWFAIGVISLIAHLLYIRKASLPFVNPQVFQTPGYTRLILIGFCVLVVNLGNLFLMPLVLADLYGRSSLAIGLLIAPGAIVAAFCTRFVGRWIDRYGNMRFMIIGHILLAAVLALFMLGLDQSALIITSGYLFFSPALSASMASLNNEASRVLPKAQIGSGMGMLQLIQFFGGSVSVAVCGLMLHSIPGVSVEEAYHVVYACLLLICVVSLGLTVWHSRASRSGIKSVTLDN
- a CDS encoding DUF2625 domain-containing protein, with translation MNTLTIAELVDRENHAWEELKELLDSGQNTYVYVPAKQEAGEDTLYRLQISTKSYLGAVAYETEGIVLDHGWITLLGAGGDSTSGSLTSWNGVSEQPWVDVLEGMMVVAYDAAGGFFGLDTGKYGRTGHIYYFAPDTLEWESTELAYSGFINWLANGDLEQFYRTFRWKGWQEDMSQLQTGQVFAYYPPLWTQEGDGESSSKAPISIMEAWKFALDGK
- a CDS encoding DUF5123 domain-containing protein, with product MIRVVILMIPILMLLVSGCQNHTSSMKDPVSVQKSDPQVIHYISPQGNDSNKGTIQSPWKTLQHAADHASPGSTIYLREGVYHQKVKITRSGNSSANPTLFSSYPQEQVIINGKGLSVRGIEGLIEIENASYITIQNLEIRNFTTTLGGQVPTGIYVHGAGEHIQLLGNTIHAIASYATPEGPDLRGRDAHGIAIYGTEHPQALRDIIIKDNELYDLTLGSSESLAVNGNVDTFAIQDNIIHDSDNIGIDLIGYEGTSEDDTYDQARNGIVRGNEVYDITSNNNPSYGTDLPNETNSAGGIYVDGGKDHIIDQNRVYRSDIGIEIASEHAGRSTSNITVRDNLIYSNRLTGIAMGGYDEERGATEDSKIMYNTLVGNDTLNAGNGQLFMQSRTMNNTFMRNILVSSSSEVLIYNEYTSNTGNVFDHNVYYSPGEKEDALWVWKNKAYSGIAAYIKGSGNDAHSIYVNPAFMDEPNKDFRPQANSPAKAYGYLAPR